One part of the Treponema sp. OMZ 787 genome encodes these proteins:
- a CDS encoding clustered-type lipoprotein produces MQNNKLKLIFILILTAFLFSCSKEVKEPAEEKYKKSKAYEEKLKQLVAELDKKEKILNYKFPTGITIDELIQQKAPVLYSLADNLEFIHFYEIKKDGDFCYCKYKAPTQNGGMLDYQVTYKWDNPEQIYLPLSYDLLSENNIGKINEEFIENQALGSLYSMKNDEKKHEMIKLFEDYENTQYPLFRKVVHTDWDTGIKTKGYKQYDMRILDYVKGNFTNSGYDEYFVMFYEDDPDPEMGDQYIERVRCFLVSEGKIINDYYISHSGGYFYPALTHDKLPEVKDFGYKFSQGWIADLNQNGINEIYLAALFNIEGDRLLMIEYNDESFVTSYVYGDRYDILSIDWYKKMIIIKDKSMNGEWIDDYQWNDTLKEFILYRGRILGGLRNEKNY; encoded by the coding sequence ATGCAAAACAACAAATTAAAACTAATCTTTATCTTAATATTGACGGCTTTTTTATTTTCGTGTTCTAAAGAAGTAAAAGAACCTGCGGAAGAAAAATACAAAAAAAGTAAAGCATACGAAGAAAAACTTAAACAGCTTGTAGCCGAACTGGATAAGAAGGAAAAAATCCTAAACTATAAATTCCCTACAGGTATTACTATTGATGAATTGATACAGCAAAAGGCTCCGGTATTGTATAGTCTGGCAGATAATCTTGAGTTTATTCATTTTTATGAGATAAAAAAAGATGGGGATTTTTGCTATTGTAAATATAAAGCTCCTACTCAAAACGGAGGAATGCTCGATTATCAGGTTACCTATAAGTGGGATAATCCTGAACAGATTTATCTTCCCCTCTCTTATGATCTTTTAAGTGAGAACAATATAGGAAAAATAAATGAAGAGTTTATAGAAAACCAAGCGCTCGGCTCTTTATATAGTATGAAAAACGATGAAAAAAAACATGAAATGATAAAACTATTTGAAGATTACGAAAACACACAGTATCCTTTATTTAGAAAGGTTGTCCATACAGATTGGGACACGGGGATCAAAACTAAGGGATATAAACAGTATGATATGCGAATACTAGATTATGTAAAGGGGAACTTTACAAACTCAGGGTATGATGAATATTTTGTTATGTTTTATGAAGATGACCCGGATCCGGAGATGGGTGATCAATATATAGAAAGAGTGAGATGTTTTTTAGTTTCTGAAGGCAAGATAATCAATGATTATTATATTAGTCATTCAGGCGGTTATTTTTACCCTGCGCTTACGCATGACAAACTTCCTGAAGTGAAAGATTTCGGGTATAAATTTTCACAAGGGTGGATAGCTGACCTTAATCAAAACGGAATAAATGAAATATATCTTGCCGCTTTATTTAATATAGAAGGCGATCGACTATTAATGATTGAATATAATGATGAGTCTTTTGTTACCAGTTATGTATATGGTGATCGTTACGATATACTATCTATTGATTGGTACAAAAAAATGATTATAATAAAAGATAAGTCCATGAACGGTGAATGGATAGATGATTATCAATGGAATGATACTTTAAAAGAGTTTATTCTATATAGAGGACGAATATTAGGAGGATTAAGAAATGAAAAAAATTATTAA
- a CDS encoding CHASE2 domain-containing protein, translating to MKQIRRLFFISVPIFFILLLFTYLGIFRQAEYFFYDDRMKKTASYFAPSDEIVLVLVDQKSLNYAASERGWKWPWPREAYAEITDFFSAGGAKSVAFDMLFTEPSSYGEADDKKFADSSIESGIVIQTVFFDRGQRIVPIDEIASSAKLIGNVNSLPDPDGTIRSARLFYPWKDYKIPTLGIASYFLGGNEDEGLPAELNLRFTKSIDDYLPYSAGDILKAQADIRAGRESELHPEDFEDMYVFFGLYAPGLFDICQTPVSASYPGVGIHITLLDNILSGNRIVKTGFLINALIILICIILSGLPEIFSEKIKSRAVSLIVNTASFLCFAILYIFIAYFLFRFGISVPTASVLAGMVLSFVASLAVSYLVEGKQRRYLKNAFKQYLSPAVIEQLIADPSQLKLGGERKEISIFFSDLQGFTSISESLSPEALTELLNDYLSDMSKIILDSGGTIDKYEGDAIIAFWNAPARVEHHARSALEAAWACQKKLEERRAEFEKRTGGRPFKMRIGLNTGFAIVGNMGSVSRFDYTMLGDSVNLAARLEGLNKQFGTYTMCAEAAKKQAEESGTGLKFRELARAAVVGKSEPVVVYEIMDEKTYNEKKALLDSFDKGLKEFYAGNFKEALNIFAQNEEADPPSKHYAEKCKTLISQKPEGEWRGIWKADTK from the coding sequence ATGAAGCAAATACGAAGGCTGTTTTTTATTTCTGTTCCGATTTTTTTTATCTTGTTGCTTTTTACTTATTTAGGAATTTTTCGGCAGGCGGAATATTTTTTTTATGATGACAGAATGAAGAAGACTGCTTCTTATTTTGCTCCCTCAGATGAAATTGTTTTGGTTTTGGTAGATCAAAAAAGCTTAAACTATGCCGCATCCGAACGAGGCTGGAAGTGGCCTTGGCCCCGTGAAGCCTATGCCGAGATAACGGATTTTTTTTCTGCAGGAGGAGCAAAGTCTGTAGCTTTCGATATGCTCTTTACCGAGCCTTCTTCCTATGGTGAAGCCGATGATAAAAAATTTGCAGACTCTTCAATAGAAAGCGGCATAGTTATTCAAACCGTTTTTTTTGATAGAGGGCAGCGTATTGTTCCTATAGATGAAATTGCCTCATCCGCCAAGCTTATAGGAAATGTAAATAGTCTTCCCGATCCTGATGGAACGATAAGAAGTGCCCGCCTATTTTATCCATGGAAAGATTATAAGATTCCTACTCTGGGAATTGCTTCTTATTTTTTAGGAGGAAATGAAGATGAGGGGCTTCCTGCAGAGCTCAATCTCCGCTTTACAAAAAGTATTGATGATTATTTGCCTTATAGTGCAGGCGATATTTTAAAGGCTCAAGCCGATATAAGGGCAGGCAGGGAAAGCGAGCTCCATCCTGAGGATTTTGAAGACATGTATGTTTTTTTTGGGCTCTATGCTCCCGGTCTTTTCGATATTTGTCAGACTCCGGTTTCTGCGTCTTATCCCGGGGTTGGCATTCACATAACTCTTTTAGATAATATTCTTTCTGGTAATAGAATTGTAAAAACCGGCTTTTTGATTAATGCCTTAATTATTTTAATTTGTATTATTCTTTCAGGCTTGCCTGAAATTTTTTCTGAAAAGATAAAATCAAGGGCCGTTTCGTTAATAGTGAATACTGCAAGTTTTTTGTGCTTTGCTATTCTCTACATTTTTATTGCGTATTTTTTATTCCGCTTCGGAATCTCCGTTCCTACAGCCTCTGTACTTGCAGGAATGGTTTTGTCTTTTGTTGCATCCTTGGCTGTAAGTTATCTGGTTGAGGGAAAACAAAGGCGTTACTTAAAAAATGCTTTTAAGCAATATCTAAGTCCTGCCGTTATAGAGCAGCTGATTGCCGATCCGTCTCAACTAAAATTAGGCGGTGAGCGAAAAGAAATATCCATCTTTTTTTCGGACTTGCAAGGGTTTACTTCAATCTCGGAAAGTTTAAGCCCCGAAGCCCTTACCGAACTTTTGAATGATTATCTTTCGGATATGAGTAAGATTATTTTAGACTCGGGCGGAACAATCGACAAGTATGAAGGCGATGCTATAATCGCTTTTTGGAATGCACCTGCAAGGGTGGAGCATCATGCCCGTTCTGCCTTAGAAGCGGCTTGGGCTTGTCAAAAAAAACTTGAAGAAAGGCGTGCCGAGTTTGAAAAGAGGACTGGGGGCAGGCCCTTTAAAATGCGCATAGGGCTTAATACGGGCTTTGCCATTGTGGGCAACATGGGCTCGGTAAGCCGCTTCGATTATACGATGTTGGGCGATTCGGTAAACTTGGCAGCCCGCTTGGAAGGCTTAAACAAGCAATTCGGTACTTACACAATGTGTGCGGAGGCAGCAAAAAAACAGGCCGAAGAAAGCGGCACAGGTTTAAAATTTAGAGAGCTTGCCCGTGCGGCAGTTGTGGGAAAATCCGAACCCGTAGTCGTTTATGAAATCATGGACGAAAAAACTTATAACGAAAAAAAAGCCTTGCTTGATTCTTTTGACAAAGGTTTAAAAGAATTCTATGCCGGAAACTTTAAAGAAGCCTTAAATATTTTTGCTCAAAATGAAGAAGCCGATCCTCCTTCAAAACACTATGCAGAAAAATGTAAAACCCTTATCTCACAAAAGCCTGAAGGCGAGTGGCGGGGTATTTGGAAAGCCGATACTAAATAA
- a CDS encoding clustered-type lipoprotein: MQNNKLKLIFILILTAFIFSCSKEVKKPDEEKSVAESKPVENKIEEQKSEPPTPEKTAEQLEAEEKYKKSKAYEEKLKQLESELDKKEDILRYKCPVFMSIDNLAQQKAPALYSHADNFDFIHFYEVKKDGEFCYCKYKAPTQNGGILDYQVTYKWDNLEQIYLPLSYDLLSENNIGKVNEEFIENQAHGSLYSMENDEKKHEMIKLFEDYENTRYPLYLEVANTDWKTGVKTKGYKQYDMRILDYVKGNFTNSGYDEYFVMFYRDHPNPEIDDQFIERVRCFLVSEGKIINDCYISHSGGFFYPGLSDDKLSEVKDFGFKFSQGWIADLNQNGINEIYLAALFNIEGGEVLMIEFSDKSFVTGYVYDARYDIENAIVFIDWYKKMITAESSEWIDDYQWSDTLKEFILLKRKYRED, translated from the coding sequence GTGCAAAACAACAAATTAAAACTAATCTTTATCTTAATATTGACGGCTTTTATATTTTCGTGTTCTAAAGAAGTTAAAAAACCTGATGAAGAAAAAAGCGTAGCTGAAAGTAAACCGGTAGAAAATAAAATTGAAGAACAGAAATCAGAACCTCCTACACCTGAAAAGACAGCTGAACAACTTGAAGCGGAAGAAAAATACAAAAAAAGTAAAGCATACGAAGAAAAACTTAAACAGCTTGAAAGCGAACTGGATAAGAAAGAAGACATCCTAAGATATAAATGTCCGGTATTTATGAGTATTGATAATCTGGCACAGCAAAAGGCTCCGGCACTTTATAGTCATGCAGATAATTTTGACTTTATTCATTTTTATGAGGTAAAAAAAGATGGTGAATTTTGCTATTGTAAATATAAAGCGCCTACTCAAAACGGCGGAATTCTCGATTATCAGGTTACCTATAAGTGGGATAATCTTGAACAGATTTATCTTCCCCTCTCTTATGATCTTTTAAGTGAGAACAACATAGGAAAAGTAAATGAAGAGTTTATAGAAAACCAAGCGCACGGCTCTTTATATAGTATGGAAAACGATGAAAAAAAACATGAAATGATAAAACTATTTGAAGATTACGAAAATACACGATATCCTTTATATCTTGAGGTTGCCAATACGGATTGGAAGACGGGGGTCAAAACTAAGGGATATAAACAGTATGATATGCGAATACTAGACTATGTAAAGGGGAACTTTACAAACTCAGGGTATGATGAATATTTTGTTATGTTTTATCGGGATCATCCGAATCCTGAAATAGATGATCAATTTATAGAAAGAGTGAGATGTTTTTTAGTTTCTGAAGGCAAGATAATTAATGACTGCTATATTAGCCATTCCGGAGGTTTTTTTTATCCGGGGCTTAGCGATGATAAACTTTCTGAAGTGAAAGACTTCGGCTTTAAATTTTCACAAGGGTGGATAGCCGACCTTAATCAAAACGGAATAAATGAAATATATCTTGCCGCTTTATTTAATATAGAGGGCGGTGAAGTATTAATGATTGAATTTTCTGACAAGTCTTTTGTTACCGGTTATGTATATGATGCTAGGTATGATATTGAAAATGCTATAGTATTTATTGATTGGTATAAAAAAATGATAACAGCTGAATCAAGTGAATGGATAGATGATTATCAATGGAGCGATACTTTAAAAGAATTTATTTTATTAAAAAGAAAATATAGGGAGGATTAA